A genome region from Leptospira terpstrae serovar Hualin str. LT 11-33 = ATCC 700639 includes the following:
- a CDS encoding LIC_13387 family protein encodes MNAKLFLRISAGLLIFHLIGHSFGNATWDQTEDPIKQNVIHQMIEHKFPFMGTNRSMGEYFYGYGLITSIALSILAIYFLILSASLSENQKLARKLIWATTIALLVTSTIEFLYFFPFAAGTTLLASVFAGLAAVNLPKESK; translated from the coding sequence ATGAATGCTAAACTATTTTTACGAATTTCGGCCGGCTTACTGATCTTTCATTTGATTGGTCATTCCTTCGGGAATGCAACTTGGGACCAAACAGAAGATCCTATAAAACAAAATGTAATTCACCAAATGATAGAGCACAAATTCCCTTTTATGGGGACGAATCGAAGTATGGGTGAATACTTTTATGGTTATGGACTGATCACTTCGATTGCCTTAAGTATCTTAGCCATTTACTTTCTGATCCTTTCTGCTTCTTTAAGTGAAAACCAAAAATTAGCAAGAAAGCTAATTTGGGCGACAACCATTGCCCTGTTGGTTACTAGTACCATTGAGTTTCTTTATTTCTTTCCCTTTGCGGCTGGAACAACCCTACTTGCTTCTGTTTTTGCAGGTTTGGCAGCTGTTAATTTACCGAAAGAAAGTAAGTAA
- a CDS encoding S8 family serine peptidase, translating into MKTILSHNSKLKILSLFVLVGSTVLVSDPIQRNFLSEPFQFQSTLSNTVTKSGRSNKPDFAPDEIVIKFKPHISNDELFSRSRSLGFNVENVSKRAHFTTVKIASTETIEEAVVRAKRDPAVEYAEPKYYYYAQAAAPNDTDFGKLWGLNNTNQTITSPSYTTNNPPGAAAVGKDMNVLGAWDVTTSCSSIIVAVLDTGINYNHEDLADNMWDGSASCLDKNGATIGGGCPNHGWDFASGDNDPKDEEGHGSHVAGTIGAVGNNNKGISGVCQTAKLMSVRVLGVGGGSNASVADGIYFAVRNGAKVINMSLGGTQYSQLIYDAVEYAKTNDVVVVVAAGNENTDLKTGNSYPCKNNNTNQICIAALDQNYQRATFSNYDTTTTAANRTVDFGAPGTNIHSIFGSETTFDEGTSNYTGWTTEGSGGSVTWAYQSCTVGSATLKGLALPNDCSVIAWNFTPPYPTPTSVAVGLDRKVYKTFTIPANSTKVSVFHTIISDGEGYTNCFDYTEAYSKNATGSPFSSGTLMTMADYNRNAYTNKFCRLNDVSFIGSEEVILNTCMNSANTNCTVGYRFVSDFSTQNGGAIVGDFHLSAWIASNNSYGLYNGTSMATPNTAGVVALIRAYNPLLNNIEVIQKLIDGGTATASISANTKYGKSINANASAKHLNQVTGVTATLQ; encoded by the coding sequence CAGCGAAATTTTTTATCAGAACCATTTCAATTTCAAAGTACGCTATCGAACACTGTTACAAAATCAGGACGATCCAATAAACCAGACTTTGCTCCTGATGAAATTGTAATCAAATTTAAACCACATATTTCAAACGATGAACTCTTTTCACGTTCAAGATCTTTAGGTTTTAATGTGGAAAATGTGAGTAAAAGAGCACATTTCACAACGGTAAAGATTGCTAGTACAGAAACAATTGAAGAAGCTGTCGTTCGTGCAAAACGCGATCCAGCAGTTGAATATGCAGAGCCAAAGTATTACTATTATGCACAGGCGGCGGCACCAAATGATACAGATTTTGGTAAACTTTGGGGCTTAAATAATACAAATCAAACCATTACCTCCCCATCCTACACAACGAATAATCCTCCTGGTGCTGCTGCAGTTGGGAAAGATATGAATGTGTTAGGTGCTTGGGACGTAACCACTAGCTGTAGTTCTATCATTGTGGCAGTTTTAGACACAGGCATCAATTACAACCATGAAGATCTTGCTGACAATATGTGGGATGGATCTGCAAGTTGTTTAGATAAAAATGGTGCTACCATTGGTGGCGGATGCCCAAACCATGGATGGGATTTTGCCTCCGGTGACAATGATCCGAAAGACGAAGAAGGACATGGTAGTCACGTAGCCGGAACCATTGGAGCCGTTGGAAATAATAACAAAGGTATTTCCGGAGTTTGTCAAACAGCAAAACTTATGTCCGTTCGGGTTTTAGGAGTAGGCGGAGGTAGTAATGCTTCTGTCGCTGATGGGATTTACTTTGCCGTTCGTAACGGTGCCAAAGTTATTAATATGAGTCTCGGTGGGACTCAATACAGCCAGTTGATTTATGATGCGGTAGAATATGCAAAAACAAATGATGTGGTAGTAGTAGTTGCAGCAGGAAATGAGAATACTGATTTGAAAACTGGAAACTCTTATCCTTGTAAAAACAATAATACCAACCAAATCTGTATAGCAGCCTTGGATCAAAATTATCAACGTGCTACTTTTTCCAATTACGACACAACTACAACTGCAGCTAATCGAACAGTCGACTTTGGTGCACCTGGTACAAACATCCATAGTATTTTTGGAAGTGAAACAACCTTCGATGAAGGTACTTCAAATTACACTGGTTGGACAACTGAAGGTTCTGGAGGATCAGTGACTTGGGCTTATCAAAGTTGTACAGTTGGTTCTGCGACTTTAAAAGGTTTGGCCCTACCGAATGATTGTTCTGTGATTGCTTGGAACTTCACTCCACCTTATCCTACGCCAACTTCTGTTGCAGTGGGTTTGGACCGGAAAGTATATAAAACATTTACCATTCCCGCTAACTCAACTAAAGTTTCCGTGTTTCATACGATCATCTCTGATGGCGAAGGTTATACAAACTGTTTTGATTACACAGAAGCTTATTCAAAAAATGCTACTGGAAGTCCATTCTCTAGTGGCACTCTTATGACTATGGCAGACTACAACCGAAATGCCTACACAAACAAATTTTGTCGATTGAATGATGTATCTTTCATTGGTTCTGAGGAAGTCATCCTTAATACGTGTATGAATAGTGCCAATACAAACTGTACAGTTGGGTATCGATTTGTGTCTGATTTTTCAACACAAAACGGCGGAGCGATTGTCGGCGATTTTCATTTGAGTGCTTGGATTGCATCCAATAACAGCTATGGGCTTTATAATGGAACTTCAATGGCTACTCCAAACACTGCAGGTGTAGTAGCCCTCATCCGTGCTTACAACCCATTGTTAAACAATATAGAAGTGATTCAGAAATTAATTGATGGAGGAACTGCCACTGCGTCAATTTCTGCCAATACCAAATATGGTAAGTCTATCAATGCAAATGCTTCTGCAAAACATTTAAATCAGGTGACTGGTGTTACGGCTACACTTCAATAA